TCTGAATCCAAACTTAGTAGAAGAGATGAACAATATGTGCTATTCTTTCGCTTATCATTTCTTCCAGACTGAGAACGTTTCTGGCAGCTTCGATATCGTTCATGGGCATGACTGGATGACCGCGAATGCACTCGCGGAGATAAAGAATGCAAGAGCTAAAAAAAGAAATATTTTTATAAAGAAAAGATGAAGAAGAAGTAGGAACTTTGTTTAAAAAATGACCATAAGAGAATCTTTTGGTAATGTGATAATGGATAAACGGACTTTGATTACGATTGTTGTGATAGCAATTCTGTGGCGAACAGGTATAAGTTCGGATGGTAAGGTAGCGCTATGGGAAAGTGAGTGTTCGGGCATCGCCCTTTTCATAATGGGCTGGGCCCTATTTGCTTACATATTTTATATGAGCCGGGGACTGAAGGGATGGTTGGAATTGAACAAGATTTACCGCTGGATTGCCGTTAGTGTGGCAGCTATAAACGTTTATGTTATAGTTTACTATGCAATGCGATGGTACAGATTGGCAGGAGTGGGAGGTGTGAGCGAATCTTTGGTGCCCTATGATTTCCTTTTCAGAGACATAAGATACCTTCTGCTGGTGGTGTTTTATTGCGTGGTAATATGGCTGGCGAAGTATCTGAAGAAGGTGTATGGGGATTATACGTTGCTGTTCAAGGAACCGTCAAAGGTGTAAAAACGAAAGGAGAAGAAGAGATGGGAAAGGATATCATAATAAATGAGGACTCGAGTGCAGAAGAACTCGCACCGATAGCAAAAGCAGTGAACGATTTGCTTGTGATACCAGTGACCGCGCGAAGCAAGAACAGGCAAGGTGTGAGAGTAGAGAAGGGTGAAGTGGTTGACTTTGATTACACCGGTCCGGTGCTGGAGAGGGTATTGAAGGAGAACAGGGTGATTCGAACAACACCGCTAACAGGCAGATATGCTCGTATACCTGTTATTGTTGCCCCTATCAGGAATGAAGAGGGAGAGGCAATAGCAGCGCTTGGCGTCGTTGATATTGTAGGAACAGTGGATTTAGGAGCTGTATTTGCCGACTTCCCCCGTGTTCTCGAACAAATCAGGGCGCATCCCGAGGCAAAGAAACCTAAGGTTTAACTCCTGTTCTTTTTTAAAAAACCTTTCTTTCAAAAAGAAAGCTTTACGAAAGAAATATTATACTTTATGTACTATAAATAAGCCAACTAAGAGATAAGAGAGATAGAGATGAAAGTCCGAGACATAATGAGCACGCCTATAATAACAGAAGATGAGGATACTCCCGTGATAGATATAGCGAGGGATATGAAAGAGCTGGGTATAGGCAGTGTGGTGATCACCTCAGAAGACAATCCAGCGGGCATTGGCATTATTACAGAGCGGGATATTGCATTAAAGGTTCTGCTAAAAGACAGAAGAGCGAGCGAGGTAAAAGCAAAGGAGATCATGTCCTCACCTCTGATAACTATTGAGCCTGATATACCTCTGGAGAAGGCATGTGAGCTCATTGCAGAGAAGCGGATAAAGAGGCTGCCGGTGATTGAAAACGGCATACTTATCGGGATTATCAGCGTTAGGAACATATTATCACAGATACCCGAGTGTGTCCGGAGGTTCTATCCTGAAGTGCGGGTGTTAGCAAGTGGATGGACACTTGACAGACTTGAGCGAGCTTTAAGTGAGGCTGAGAAGTTTTTAATGGTGAACGATGCAGACAGCTACAAGGAGCGGATAAAAGAGGTATATGAAGAACTGAGGGAACTTATAGGCTTTTACAGAGATGACAAAGAGCTGAGGGAAGTATATGGTAGATTTGAGGGACTTTATAATCGCATGGAAGAGCCTTCGGGGGAGCAGAGGAAGAGGTTGGAGACGGTGCTGAGAAAATTGAGGCATATAACGTACTGGAGGAAGCGACAGTCAATTTCCAGTTTCGCTTCCGGTGTATTCTGGTTCCACGATTATCGGCATGGTGTGGGTAAGAGGCTTCGTTTACCATTTAAAAGAACTCGTCCCTGACTGCATGACTGAAGTAGATGCAAATGCGATGCGAACGCGAACCGAAAGCTTTATTTAGATTGTATAATTAAAGAAAAGAGAGGTGGGAGAATAATGGCAATGGAGATGCTGGAAGTTAGAGATATAATGACACCGAAGGTGATAACAGAAGATGAGGATACGCCTGTGACTCAGATATCGAGGGATATGGAATTGTCGGGTGTGGGGAGTGTGGTAATAACAAGGGATGGCAAGCCTGTAGGTATAATTACAGACCGTGACATAGCATTAAAGGTCACGATGAAGAACATGATACCGGGTGAGGTGAGAGCAAAAGAGATAATGTCCTCGCCTTTGATTACCGTTGAGCCTGATACACCGGTGGAGAAGGCGTGTGAGATACTGGCTGAGAAGGGTATAAGAAGGCTGCTTGTGCTTGACGGTGAGGAGCTCGTTGGTATTGTTTCTGTTAGAAATATACTAACGAGAAATCCTGCATGTGTTACAAAGTTCTATTACCCCGGGTGAGTATAAGTCCAATAAATAAACCGAGCTAATTTATGAGAATAAAAGCGAGAATAAAGATGAAAGGAGAGGATGCATGTCTGGTAGCAGGTGCTTTGATGCCCGACAACGTGAATAATATAAAGACAGAGTTAAAGGAAAAGGACGGGAGTGCAATAGTTCATCTTGAAGCGCCCAGGATAGGAACGCTAATAGCAACCATGGATGATTATCTGATGAATGCACGAGTGGCACAGGATATAGTGAGAATAGTAATAGTTAGTGGAAGTTAGTGGAAGGAGAGACTAATTACTGATTAGATCTGATATCTGATTGTAGATTGTACGCATCAGTTCCTTCGCTGCTTTCATATCCTCGTATATCAGGTGCACCCATGCATCACCCCAGAAGAGGTTACAGCTCGTTTCAGCCTTCAGTATATGCTCTTCTACCTCTGGAATCCTTTTACCGAGCCGATGATACTCCCTGCTCGTTACCCACAGCTCTTCTATAGTCGCCCGCTGCTTCTCTGTACCCTCCCACTGGCTGAAATCATAACCAGATGTATTTGCTACATTCCACGCACCTGTTCGGACCTCAACATAAGTTGTGGGTGGATTCTCTTCTATGTACTCACTTATCTTTATCGGTGTGATTTGATAATTTTCCCTCTGCACTTCCTCCATGCCATGTAAGGTGCGAAGAAATGTCCTCAGAATCATGATGGCTCATGCATCTGTCTGAACCATCCTCTATTCTCACTATCTGAACTGAACCATGTGGTAAGAAGTCAATTCCCTTCACATCGCTCTGTCTTATGCATTGCATGACTTCATGCTCAAACCACTTAGGGTAGGGTCAAATCCACCTTCCTGGGTGTTACTTATATCCCTGTCTCTCGGTATTAGCACTATCTCAGCGGAATTGTACTCAGCAATATGCGGCTTGTACATTATATCCTCTCTCCGTATCTTCCCACCCTTTGGATTCACATGTACGCTATCAACAACGACGTATTTAAAAACTGTATCCTTCAGCACCGGTATCATCTCCATGCAGAAGCCCATCTCAGGGGCCAAAAGCCCTGGACACTCAAGCCAAGTGCTTTCACCCGTTGCTTCCATCGTTCTATCTGTGGTTTCCAATCTCCCTTTGGTATCAGAGGGAAGAGGGGATGATAATAACCCATACCAAGGAATTCAATCCCTCTTACTGCGGGATATTTCTTGCATTACCCTGTTCAGGTCCCAGTATTGCAGAGAAACTTTCTATTATATGTGGGCTACATATATAGGCTGCAGAGCTGCTCCAGCAGTATACCGGAGAAGCCCATAAATATTCCCGCTGTATCTTCATAGCGCGATACATATCTCAGGGGACGCTCATAGCACAATGTTATCTCCTTTGCCTCCTACTCTCTTGTTCGGAGCAACAAAACTATATTCCCCAGAGGCAGGTGCATGTGCAAACCCAGGGCGTGATATATATGGTACATGTCATATCACAAAATACGCGCCCTTTTGATGTGGATATGACAAGATATCTGTATTTATCTTTAAGTTATCCTCCAGCTCCTTACACCTGTTTCGGATGGTGATCGGGGTTGTACCTGCGACCTTCGCTATATCCTTCTCAGAAACCGAGACACCGCTCAAATTCGCAGCGAGATATATAGCAGCCGCAGCGGTGCCAGTTGGTCCCCAACCCTTCGCTGCACTTGCACTCTCGCTTTCCTTCAATATCTCTATCGCTCTCTCCCTTATCGCATCACTCAACCCCAGCTCAGAGCAGAATCTGGGTACATACTGCGCGGGATCTGCGGGCGCGAGTTTTATTCCAAGCCTGCGCACAAGAAAGATATATGCGCGCCTTATCTTTCGCAGGGGCATTCGTGATACCTGTGCAATCTCCTTCAGCGTTCGCGGTACATGATACTGCCTGCACACAATGTACAACATTGCAGAGACCAGCTCCTCTATACTTCGTCCCTTTATCAAATTCAGCTTCGCTGCCCGCCGGTATAGTACAGAAGTTTCCTCCCGGATCTCTGTTGGCAGCTTAAGCGCGCTTGCCATTCTATCTATCTCCCCGAGTGCAAAGGAGAGGATCTTCTCACTGCTATCCATATTTAGTATCCCCCGCAATCTCTTTGTGCGGGTGAAAGTCTCAGGCACGGGTGTACTCAAACCCATATTATGAACCCTGTAGCTTATAGGAGGACCTGTTCTGATCCGCTTTGATGCTTGCTCCTCGTCATAGGAACGCCACTCAGGTCCAGGGTCCACAAGATTCTCCGCTATCACCACCCCACAGTCAGCACAATAGAGTTCTGCATGCTTGGGGTCTGTTATCAGGTTCTTGGACCCGCATTCCGGACACTTCTTTATCCTATCATCCATATCTTAACTAAGTATATATTTGTTTTTTTAGTACATAAACCTTCCCTTCTTCTATTCAGAGAAAAGGGTCAGGATGCAACAAATACCTCTGTAGTTATTATTTAAACCTCTTCTTGAACTTCGAGACCACTTCCTCCACTTTGTTCGTGATGCGATATTTCCTTATCGCCTTGCCCTTTGACTTCGGTAGCTCCGAGATCTCATATCTGCTATCTAGGAACCCATGCTCTTCCAGAGTAAGTAGATGGTAAGAAACAAGCCGTCTCTCCTCACCAAGCGCATTACTTATCTCATTTATGTGCATCTGCTTGTCTGCCAGTAGCTCCAC
The sequence above is drawn from the Methanophagales archaeon genome and encodes:
- a CDS encoding glycosyltransferase, encoding MRIALLSLVSLHSIAVGGVAPHVTELAAALQRAGNKVHVFTRMGYEQQHYEVLDRIHYHRCPFDLNPNLVEEMNNMCYSFAYHFFQTENVSGSFDIVHGHDWMTANALAEIKNARAKKRNIFIKKR
- a CDS encoding DUF2111 domain-containing protein translates to MGKDIIINEDSSAEELAPIAKAVNDLLVIPVTARSKNRQGVRVEKGEVVDFDYTGPVLERVLKENRVIRTTPLTGRYARIPVIVAPIRNEEGEAIAALGVVDIVGTVDLGAVFADFPRVLEQIRAHPEAKKPKV
- a CDS encoding CBS domain-containing protein — its product is MKVRDIMSTPIITEDEDTPVIDIARDMKELGIGSVVITSEDNPAGIGIITERDIALKVLLKDRRASEVKAKEIMSSPLITIEPDIPLEKACELIAEKRIKRLPVIENGILIGIISVRNILSQIPECVRRFYPEVRVLASGWTLDRLERALSEAEKFLMVNDADSYKERIKEVYEELRELIGFYRDDKELREVYGRFEGLYNRMEEPSGEQRKRLETVLRKLRHITYWRKRQSISSFASGVFWFHDYRHGVGKRLRLPFKRTRP
- a CDS encoding winged helix-turn-helix transcriptional regulator; translated protein: MKIEDELIKEIHVLLHPIRFRIVELLADKQMHINEISNALGEERRLVSYHLLTLEEHGFLDSRYEISELPKSKGKAIRKYRITNKVEEVVSKFKKRFK
- a CDS encoding CBS domain-containing protein yields the protein MAMEMLEVRDIMTPKVITEDEDTPVTQISRDMELSGVGSVVITRDGKPVGIITDRDIALKVTMKNMIPGEVRAKEIMSSPLITVEPDTPVEKACEILAEKGIRRLLVLDGEELVGIVSVRNILTRNPACVTKFYYPG